A genomic window from Bdellovibrio sp. SKB1291214 includes:
- a CDS encoding photosynthetic reaction center cytochrome c subunit, whose product MNVHLGLDTVNKTGSFLISGRVLRHASFMQRTHLVFILFTTIFFMGSLSVAESVPKFVKNEEKIREEMVTISRELGVTCTECHNVQNFTDDSKKSFKVGKEHMKLTQMLKENGFDGKKGPAATCYMCHRGKLMPDFKEPASAKAH is encoded by the coding sequence ATGAACGTACACTTGGGTCTAGATACAGTCAACAAAACAGGGTCTTTCTTGATCTCGGGTCGGGTCCTAAGACATGCTAGTTTTATGCAGCGCACTCATTTGGTTTTCATCCTTTTTACAACCATTTTCTTTATGGGCTCCCTGTCTGTTGCGGAGTCAGTTCCCAAGTTCGTTAAAAATGAAGAAAAGATTCGTGAAGAGATGGTAACCATCTCTCGCGAACTTGGTGTGACCTGCACCGAATGCCATAACGTTCAAAACTTCACAGATGATTCTAAGAAAAGTTTCAAAGTCGGCAAAGAGCACATGAAGCTGACTCAAATGCTTAAAGAAAATGGCTTTGACGGAAAAAAAGGACCTGCAGCAACCTGCTACATGTGCCACCGCGGAAAACTAATGCCAGACTTCAAAGAGCCAGCGTCAGCAAAAGCCCACTGA
- a CDS encoding Mrp/NBP35 family ATP-binding protein — MAAPNPFEKQTSIPGVKHIIAVSSGKGGVGKSTVATNLAMALGRKSKVGLLDADIYGPSIPRMLGSLAQKPNINPDTNQLEPINRYGIKLMSIGFLIEEGSAVVWRGPMLFKAMDQFLRDVNWGELDYLVVDLPPGTGDIQLTLAQKVPVAGAVLVSTPQNVALIDVKKAVDMFQRVNVPLLGMVENMAYMVNPVNGEKMQLFPKGEIDTYAAQKGIAKLGEIPFNPSVGLACEAGIPIVEANSNGAEAQAFMAIADKLREILP; from the coding sequence ATGGCTGCACCAAATCCCTTCGAAAAACAAACTTCCATTCCCGGAGTGAAACATATTATCGCCGTTAGCTCAGGCAAGGGTGGAGTTGGCAAGTCTACGGTCGCGACGAACCTTGCGATGGCCCTAGGGCGCAAATCAAAAGTTGGTTTACTTGATGCCGATATTTATGGCCCGAGCATTCCTCGCATGTTGGGTTCACTTGCTCAAAAACCAAATATCAACCCCGATACGAATCAACTTGAGCCAATCAACCGCTACGGCATCAAACTCATGTCGATCGGTTTTTTGATCGAAGAAGGTTCTGCCGTTGTATGGCGTGGACCGATGTTGTTTAAAGCCATGGACCAATTCCTACGTGACGTAAACTGGGGTGAGCTCGATTATCTTGTCGTGGATTTGCCTCCAGGTACGGGCGATATCCAGCTGACTTTGGCGCAAAAAGTTCCGGTAGCAGGTGCAGTCCTTGTATCCACTCCACAGAACGTTGCGTTGATTGATGTCAAAAAAGCTGTCGATATGTTTCAACGCGTAAATGTTCCTCTTCTAGGAATGGTTGAAAATATGGCTTACATGGTCAACCCTGTTAACGGTGAAAAAATGCAGCTCTTCCCTAAGGGAGAGATCGACACTTACGCAGCACAAAAAGGTATTGCAAAGCTTGGGGAAATTCCATTCAACCCATCTGTCGGTTTAGCGTGTGAAGCGGGAATTCCAATCGTTGAAGCCAACAGCAATGGCGCTGAGGCACAGGCTTTCATGGCGATCGCTGACAAACTGCGCGAAATTTTGCCGTAA
- a CDS encoding DUF488 family protein, producing the protein MTIYTVGYEGCDIDEFVAGLVKNKIKRIIDIRRNPVSRKKGFSKNKLAAELQKVGIEYSYLGKELGVPSAWRKAAKEHLITRKKMFNDYKTKILPKHPKQVEEVIELSSKRGRSALLCYENEATDCHRHYLTEKIKTKLPETKVKDINVLPKTKSLGLAKS; encoded by the coding sequence ATGACGATCTATACTGTGGGTTATGAGGGGTGTGATATTGATGAGTTTGTTGCGGGGCTTGTTAAGAACAAGATCAAGCGGATCATTGATATTCGTCGGAATCCTGTGAGTCGTAAAAAAGGCTTCTCAAAAAATAAGCTAGCCGCTGAACTTCAAAAAGTTGGGATTGAATACAGTTATTTAGGTAAAGAATTAGGCGTGCCATCCGCCTGGAGAAAAGCCGCGAAAGAACATCTCATCACCCGCAAAAAAATGTTCAACGACTACAAAACAAAAATCCTACCGAAGCACCCCAAACAAGTAGAAGAAGTCATAGAACTCTCAAGCAAAAGAGGACGATCAGCCCTCCTATGCTACGAAAACGAAGCCACCGATTGCCACCGCCACTACTTAACAGAGAAAATAAAAACCAAACTTCCCGAAACCAAAGTAAAAGACATAAACGTCCTCCCAAAAACCAAATCCCTGGGGCTAGCAAAATCCTAA
- a CDS encoding LysM peptidoglycan-binding domain-containing protein — translation MRRLVTLSIVLGLLSGCVHKELNANGEKATGNAGNEPASEIKDIGSFRLSDPEGPKVVDQELDVIPTEINPLVEKWITYFQGRGREHMERYLARSSRYEKLMKKVLRDNGLPEDIFYIALIESGFSSQATSHAAAVGYWQFIRGTGKRYGLEINPFVDERRDPVFATQAAAEYFKGLYSVFGSWYLAMASYNVGENRVKREVMNHYTRDFWELARKKRLPKETINYVPKFIAAKLIAKEPAKYGFEDIDYLPPIEFDHITVKQPVNMRQMAEKLNLNYEDFKALNPKFKGEVAILKGSELVLRIPPGTTELATVAANEAAVTDVRFIADSGDTQTYKIRKGDNLKTIARKYRTSVAYLRDLNDLPRKSRLKVGRTIYVPDRTPLRDRSDRKNNSTVAAKTNAKPSPEKVSETATAELSGGRYYVVQSGDSLFSIAQRYSTSVAELQKANNIKRKSKLKLGMKLKIPGGDSSSAREVAKSKVHVVRKGDNLTDIAAKYNVSVSQLKQKNKLRNPASLMVGTRIHIPVAENN, via the coding sequence ATGAGGAGACTAGTTACATTAAGTATAGTCCTGGGCCTGCTTTCGGGTTGCGTTCATAAGGAATTGAATGCAAATGGCGAAAAGGCAACAGGGAACGCGGGCAACGAGCCTGCTTCTGAAATCAAAGATATCGGCTCGTTCCGTTTGTCTGATCCTGAGGGTCCCAAGGTCGTAGACCAAGAGTTGGATGTTATCCCTACAGAAATCAACCCACTTGTAGAAAAGTGGATCACGTATTTCCAGGGCCGCGGTCGCGAGCACATGGAAAGATATTTGGCGCGCTCTTCTCGCTATGAAAAGTTGATGAAGAAAGTTTTGCGCGACAACGGTTTGCCTGAAGACATTTTTTATATCGCATTGATTGAGTCTGGTTTCAGTTCTCAAGCTACTTCCCACGCAGCAGCTGTCGGTTACTGGCAGTTCATTCGTGGGACGGGGAAACGTTATGGTTTGGAAATCAACCCATTCGTCGATGAACGTCGTGACCCTGTATTCGCGACTCAAGCAGCAGCTGAATACTTCAAAGGTCTTTATTCCGTATTCGGTTCTTGGTATTTGGCAATGGCTTCCTACAACGTGGGTGAAAACCGTGTAAAACGCGAAGTGATGAATCACTACACGCGTGATTTCTGGGAGCTTGCTCGCAAAAAACGCTTGCCTAAAGAAACGATCAACTACGTACCGAAATTTATTGCTGCTAAGTTGATTGCTAAAGAGCCAGCTAAATACGGTTTTGAAGATATCGATTATCTTCCGCCGATCGAGTTCGATCACATCACTGTGAAACAACCGGTGAACATGCGCCAAATGGCTGAGAAGCTAAATTTGAACTACGAGGATTTCAAAGCGTTGAATCCTAAGTTCAAAGGTGAAGTGGCAATCTTAAAAGGTTCTGAGTTGGTACTTCGTATTCCACCGGGAACAACGGAATTAGCGACAGTTGCTGCTAACGAAGCGGCAGTGACTGATGTTCGTTTCATCGCGGATAGCGGTGATACTCAAACATACAAAATCCGCAAAGGCGATAACTTGAAAACGATCGCTCGTAAGTACAGAACTTCTGTTGCTTACCTTCGCGATCTTAATGACTTGCCAAGGAAATCACGTCTAAAAGTAGGCCGCACGATCTATGTACCAGATCGCACTCCTCTTCGTGACCGTTCTGATCGCAAAAACAATAGCACTGTCGCTGCAAAAACAAATGCAAAGCCATCGCCAGAAAAAGTGTCTGAGACGGCAACAGCAGAGCTTTCTGGTGGGCGCTATTACGTGGTGCAATCAGGTGACTCTTTGTTTTCCATCGCACAAAGATATTCAACATCAGTTGCTGAGCTTCAAAAAGCAAATAACATCAAACGCAAAAGCAAATTGAAGTTGGGCATGAAGCTTAAAATTCCAGGTGGGGACAGCAGTTCCGCCCGGGAGGTAGCCAAAAGCAAGGTACACGTAGTCCGCAAGGGCGACAACCTGACTGACATCGCTGCAAAATACAATGTGTCGGTAAGCCAGCTAAAACAAAAAAACAAGCTGCGCAACCCAGCCTCGTTAATGGTTGGAACAAGAATCCACATCCCAGTAGCTGAGAATAACTAA
- a CDS encoding transglycosylase SLT domain-containing protein yields the protein MSGMSLLLKLLVTSATAAPAGPSAVVRKIDVNKDLKGSGYVDLYDMDPKKLSKLPALAQLKGHEINGHWNECLTLSPKVFAAQKELKGWVGQVWLHCLDKAQQKKTSAGQEDRVLTAIAKSWNLFEEGPWSQDLWNMWVTQELSYLDSEAKKKNRKIESRIERLLDRSAKLSREQKSQCYQMLGDFALNANEYVQAQFLYEEAQSYKDSRYLTDKLDFLAKARSQTVKPAATVQVEAIGEDGKLEERIRQSLKTNDLIPALKDTISLLNQYPGGRAARRLKDKPLEIYNSISDKMVAEKALVEMGEADASRLLEWAQNLHRKGDWPSSLVLAQKSYDKSSQSPAMVSALWVASRSAHFLGQYDKALDLYNKLIVMANGSDESSEALFRSSLIYYRKKEFTTAAALLERLVQQGKDRYDLNAQYWLVRSLQSFSKERADKAAQALMDKYPFSYYGLRLRAETQNGKLTWPEVTDKNPALADSIFLVGTQKKSWDRFLSLSQAGWVSEAQTELNDLPAIKDPTLKVALAEKLSQRGQYFNAIRLVNDALENDPRLRQEKFLKIGYPEVFTTLYKKEADRYGIDVILLRSLTRQESGFNMKAVSTSNALGLMQMIPPTAADTAKRLGMKVEVPEDMFRPEVNIPMGSYYVSQMLGQFAQSVPFALAAYNAGPYRLKKWIEARPEISSAMTSPVAAPEGEVWVDELPWNETSFYVKAILRNTLLYQMIGKESYSVQPIIWQDLLTKKAK from the coding sequence ATGTCTGGAATGTCTTTGCTATTAAAGCTTTTGGTAACGAGTGCAACAGCGGCTCCGGCAGGACCGTCGGCTGTGGTTCGTAAGATCGATGTCAACAAAGATCTAAAGGGTTCGGGTTATGTGGACCTTTATGATATGGATCCAAAAAAGCTTTCCAAACTTCCGGCATTGGCTCAGTTAAAAGGACACGAAATTAATGGACACTGGAATGAGTGTTTAACTCTGTCACCGAAAGTTTTTGCAGCTCAAAAAGAGTTAAAAGGTTGGGTCGGGCAAGTATGGCTTCACTGCTTGGATAAAGCTCAGCAAAAGAAAACCAGTGCGGGTCAAGAAGACCGCGTTCTGACGGCAATCGCCAAATCCTGGAATCTTTTCGAGGAAGGCCCTTGGTCTCAAGATCTATGGAACATGTGGGTCACTCAAGAGCTTTCCTATTTAGATTCGGAAGCTAAAAAGAAAAACAGAAAAATAGAATCTCGTATCGAAAGACTTTTGGATCGCAGCGCGAAACTATCCCGAGAACAGAAGTCTCAATGTTATCAGATGTTGGGCGATTTCGCGTTGAACGCAAATGAATACGTTCAAGCGCAGTTTCTTTACGAAGAAGCACAGTCCTACAAAGACTCTAGATATCTGACAGATAAGTTGGATTTTTTGGCAAAAGCGCGCAGCCAAACCGTAAAACCTGCAGCCACGGTGCAAGTTGAAGCCATCGGCGAAGACGGCAAGCTTGAAGAACGTATTCGCCAATCCTTGAAAACTAATGATCTGATTCCCGCTCTTAAAGACACTATTAGTTTATTAAATCAATATCCTGGTGGACGTGCTGCTCGTCGCCTGAAAGACAAGCCACTAGAAATTTACAATTCTATCAGTGATAAAATGGTTGCAGAAAAAGCTTTGGTCGAGATGGGCGAAGCTGATGCATCTCGCTTGCTCGAGTGGGCGCAAAATCTTCACCGTAAAGGTGATTGGCCTTCAAGTTTGGTGCTGGCGCAAAAATCTTACGACAAAAGTTCTCAGTCACCGGCGATGGTCAGTGCTTTATGGGTGGCTTCACGTTCAGCACATTTCTTAGGTCAGTATGATAAGGCTTTGGATTTGTATAACAAGCTGATCGTGATGGCGAATGGTTCAGATGAGTCCTCTGAAGCTTTATTCCGCTCAAGTTTGATTTACTATCGCAAAAAGGAATTCACAACAGCGGCGGCTTTACTTGAGCGCCTGGTGCAACAAGGTAAAGATCGATATGATTTGAATGCGCAGTATTGGCTAGTGCGCTCGTTGCAATCGTTTAGCAAGGAACGCGCTGATAAAGCTGCTCAAGCCTTGATGGATAAATATCCGTTCTCCTATTACGGATTGCGTTTGCGCGCAGAAACTCAGAATGGAAAGCTGACTTGGCCCGAAGTGACGGATAAGAATCCGGCACTCGCTGATTCGATTTTCTTAGTGGGTACTCAGAAAAAATCTTGGGATCGTTTCCTGTCGTTGTCACAAGCCGGATGGGTGAGTGAAGCGCAAACAGAGTTGAACGATTTGCCAGCAATCAAAGACCCCACATTGAAAGTGGCATTGGCAGAAAAACTTTCGCAACGCGGTCAGTACTTTAATGCGATTCGTTTGGTGAATGACGCTTTAGAAAATGATCCGCGTCTTCGTCAGGAAAAATTTCTTAAGATTGGATACCCTGAAGTATTCACGACTCTGTATAAAAAAGAAGCCGATCGTTATGGTATTGATGTGATCTTGCTCAGAAGTCTGACTCGACAAGAGAGTGGATTTAATATGAAAGCTGTTTCCACATCAAATGCCCTTGGTTTGATGCAAATGATTCCGCCAACCGCGGCAGATACCGCGAAGCGCTTGGGTATGAAAGTCGAAGTGCCCGAAGATATGTTCCGACCTGAAGTAAACATCCCTATGGGTTCTTACTATGTTTCCCAGATGTTAGGCCAGTTCGCGCAGAGCGTGCCTTTTGCGCTCGCAGCATATAACGCAGGACCCTATCGTTTGAAAAAATGGATTGAGGCCCGTCCCGAAATATCTTCAGCGATGACAAGTCCTGTAGCGGCTCCTGAGGGAGAAGTGTGGGTTGATGAATTGCCTTGGAACGAGACTAGTTTCTATGTGAAAGCTATCCTAAGAAATACTCTGCTTTATCAGATGATTGGTAAGGAGTCCTACTCCGTCCAGCCTATCATATGGCAAGACTTGCTTACTAAAAAGGCAAAATAA
- a CDS encoding flippase activity-associated protein Agl23 has protein sequence MKFLRVTQIQKYIIWLVILLLTVFTRFYLLANKPLHFDEGINGWFVLQMKQMGFYKYDPTNYHGPLYFYLLRAFTALWGHSVEVLRAVPGVFAVLSVMIFTFNLIQSRIINWSMFFFLFFSPAFLFYGRSGIHEMPFVFFQLLFALGMLRWYEKSDVTSLGLLLTGFIGMATLKETFAITLASWVVGLVFAGPKVLREYFNFRKIKAAWSRRLTYLVVLLLISFVFLFTGFLRYMPGLFDFVKAFLPWMKTGVGETGHNKEFLYWVKVLAEAEPLVLFGLGMAIVGLFTKDARLRMVSAFSLFQFFVYSWIPYKTVWCVLSLVWGFYFVLALYAQRIFAHRDWQGYLFGSIVLVGTIGSVRSDWRSVYAQPIDMSHPYIYVNSTYEMKDLMDMIMATAKDRPALLTEPVQMGSKEQWPFPWVFRAFKTHWDLCKDKAIEGAWFYYCDAAGENVVESQLTEPFMKIRVMLRQQREVSVLYLKKSIFESVYKGQYETVGLPKESQ, from the coding sequence ATGAAATTCTTGCGCGTCACTCAAATCCAGAAATACATCATTTGGCTTGTCATTCTTCTATTGACTGTCTTTACTCGTTTTTATCTTTTGGCCAATAAACCACTGCACTTTGACGAGGGCATCAATGGCTGGTTTGTCCTGCAGATGAAGCAAATGGGATTCTATAAGTACGATCCCACAAACTATCATGGGCCTTTGTATTTCTATCTGTTGCGCGCTTTTACAGCTCTTTGGGGACACAGTGTTGAAGTTTTAAGGGCGGTGCCTGGTGTCTTTGCCGTATTAAGCGTCATGATCTTTACTTTTAACTTGATCCAGTCCCGCATCATTAACTGGTCGATGTTTTTCTTTTTGTTTTTCAGCCCTGCATTTTTATTTTATGGCCGCTCTGGCATTCACGAAATGCCCTTCGTATTTTTTCAATTGCTTTTCGCGTTAGGAATGCTTCGATGGTATGAAAAATCGGACGTCACGTCTTTAGGCCTGTTGCTAACCGGTTTCATCGGAATGGCCACACTGAAAGAGACTTTTGCCATCACGCTCGCATCATGGGTGGTCGGTTTGGTTTTTGCCGGTCCGAAGGTCCTTCGCGAATATTTTAATTTCCGAAAAATCAAGGCGGCATGGTCACGTCGTCTGACTTACCTTGTCGTTTTATTGTTGATCTCGTTTGTCTTTCTGTTCACTGGTTTCCTGCGCTACATGCCGGGATTATTTGATTTCGTGAAAGCATTCCTTCCTTGGATGAAAACCGGTGTCGGCGAAACAGGTCACAATAAAGAATTTTTGTATTGGGTTAAAGTTTTAGCTGAGGCTGAACCGTTAGTTCTGTTTGGGTTGGGAATGGCCATTGTGGGACTTTTCACCAAAGATGCACGCCTTCGCATGGTTTCAGCTTTTTCATTATTTCAGTTTTTCGTTTATTCATGGATTCCCTATAAAACGGTCTGGTGTGTTTTGTCTTTGGTGTGGGGCTTTTACTTTGTCTTAGCTTTGTATGCGCAAAGAATTTTCGCTCACCGGGATTGGCAGGGATACTTATTTGGTTCCATCGTACTTGTTGGAACTATCGGAAGTGTGCGCAGCGACTGGCGTTCTGTTTATGCGCAGCCCATCGATATGAGCCATCCGTATATTTACGTGAACTCGACATATGAAATGAAAGACCTGATGGATATGATTATGGCGACTGCCAAGGATCGTCCAGCGCTTTTGACAGAACCAGTACAAATGGGCTCTAAAGAACAATGGCCCTTCCCATGGGTGTTTAGAGCTTTCAAGACGCATTGGGATCTTTGTAAAGACAAAGCCATTGAAGGGGCCTGGTTCTATTACTGTGATGCTGCTGGCGAAAATGTGGTGGAGTCACAACTTACAGAACCATTTATGAAAATCAGAGTCATGCTTCGCCAACAACGAGAAGTCTCGGTACTTTATCTTAAAAAAAGTATTTTTGAGAGCGTATATAAGGGCCAATACGAAACTGTGGGTCTTCCGAAAGAGAGTCAGTAA
- a CDS encoding glycosyltransferase: MKYELIALVEHGADKTFAVLSAQAEKSGANEILVIHRNDKKKGRALSLYQGMELAQSPYVMILDSELASPFGDVFKLWQHLVAEEKVDICWGDRYRKKENPFLKGETSRTKTEILFNNILREKYDNSLQDPLCEVIALKKNAWEKIRDELPLQKLRGWYLTPALHQSARLKTLNIIEIPVYDSGRSSQSYHVWKERINLFRDSIFTNRQ; this comes from the coding sequence ATGAAATACGAACTCATCGCATTAGTGGAGCACGGCGCCGACAAAACGTTTGCAGTGCTTAGTGCTCAGGCAGAAAAATCGGGTGCTAACGAAATTCTGGTGATTCACCGTAACGACAAGAAAAAGGGTCGCGCGCTGAGCCTTTATCAAGGCATGGAGCTTGCGCAGTCGCCCTATGTGATGATCTTGGATTCTGAATTGGCCTCGCCGTTCGGTGACGTATTTAAACTTTGGCAGCACTTGGTGGCCGAAGAAAAAGTTGATATCTGCTGGGGTGATCGCTACCGCAAAAAAGAAAATCCATTTTTAAAAGGTGAAACCTCACGCACGAAGACAGAAATTCTTTTCAACAACATCCTGCGGGAAAAGTATGACAATTCTTTGCAAGATCCGTTATGTGAAGTCATCGCTTTAAAGAAAAATGCTTGGGAAAAAATTCGTGACGAGCTTCCTCTGCAAAAATTGCGGGGCTGGTATCTGACGCCTGCATTACATCAAAGCGCTCGCCTTAAGACACTGAATATCATCGAAATTCCCGTTTACGATTCGGGCAGATCTTCACAGTCGTATCATGTGTGGAAAGAAAGAATTAATTTATTTCGAGACAGTATTTTTACGAACCGGCAGTAA
- a CDS encoding YheT family hydrolase, giving the protein MQRLELISIEAPFWADSGHSQTLWGHFLKSPELENPGLNFEVDLPDGDRLFCFYHPGHTDIVVSLYHGLSGDMNADYMQRTGILCRELGHTVVLVNHRGAGPGLKVARNPYHSGRAEDVSEVIKALRQKFPNKKQIAVGYSMSGGIVLCLGGGFRGEHKPDGIITVNAPLNLDRGARMLRTGFNRIYDVRFVYRLRQNVEMKYREGLIQERYQIPWWATLNDFDKIYTAPAGGFKDRTEYYESCSAIHYLHNIDVPTYMLSSADDPFVKIEDYQGVDFRDNISLHIEKRGGHMGYLTKKKTPLGSYRWMDYYLREAIKAMEQEFTAGS; this is encoded by the coding sequence TTGCAAAGACTAGAGTTGATTTCAATTGAAGCTCCTTTCTGGGCCGACAGTGGTCACAGTCAAACCCTTTGGGGGCATTTTTTAAAATCACCTGAGTTAGAAAATCCTGGATTAAATTTTGAGGTCGATCTTCCTGATGGAGATCGACTTTTTTGTTTTTATCACCCAGGTCATACCGACATTGTTGTCAGTCTTTATCACGGCTTATCTGGTGATATGAACGCGGACTATATGCAAAGAACAGGCATCCTTTGCCGCGAGTTAGGCCACACTGTCGTATTAGTGAATCACCGGGGAGCGGGGCCAGGCTTAAAAGTCGCAAGAAATCCCTATCACTCAGGCCGCGCTGAAGATGTGTCTGAGGTGATCAAGGCTCTTCGTCAGAAATTCCCCAATAAAAAACAAATCGCTGTCGGCTATTCGATGAGTGGCGGTATCGTTTTATGTTTGGGTGGAGGATTTCGCGGAGAGCACAAGCCTGATGGAATCATCACCGTCAATGCACCACTTAACTTAGATCGTGGCGCTCGAATGCTACGAACAGGTTTTAACAGAATCTATGATGTGCGTTTCGTATATCGCCTGCGCCAAAATGTAGAAATGAAATATCGAGAAGGTCTGATTCAGGAACGATATCAAATCCCGTGGTGGGCGACCTTAAATGATTTCGATAAAATATATACGGCTCCTGCGGGTGGTTTTAAAGATCGGACAGAGTATTACGAAAGCTGTTCAGCAATTCACTATCTGCACAATATTGATGTGCCAACTTATATGTTGTCATCGGCAGACGATCCATTTGTAAAGATCGAAGATTATCAGGGAGTAGATTTCCGCGATAACATTTCACTGCACATTGAAAAACGTGGTGGACACATGGGCTATCTGACGAAAAAAAAGACGCCTCTTGGAAGCTATCGTTGGATGGATTATTACCTGCGCGAGGCGATCAAAGCCATGGAGCAGGAATTTACTGCCGGTTCGTAA
- a CDS encoding DUF3465 domain-containing protein: protein MMKFTTRLLFVLISTSALNTHAQAYGYQQGSASAPDAAIVRAMESHQRVNFVEGADMEVVQVLPDDTNGNQHQKWVVRLSNGKTMQAVYNSDMCPRVPVEIGDRVAMGGMFLWTNQGGLLHWLHHDPRGNRPDGYVMINGVYYCKD from the coding sequence ATGATGAAGTTTACGACTCGTCTACTTTTCGTTCTAATTTCCACGTCCGCACTTAACACTCACGCACAAGCTTACGGTTACCAACAGGGTTCGGCCTCAGCGCCAGATGCCGCCATTGTTCGCGCCATGGAATCACACCAACGAGTGAATTTCGTCGAGGGTGCAGATATGGAAGTTGTTCAGGTTTTGCCTGACGACACTAATGGCAATCAACACCAAAAGTGGGTTGTGAGACTTTCAAATGGAAAAACAATGCAAGCTGTGTACAATTCAGACATGTGCCCACGCGTACCGGTTGAAATTGGTGATCGTGTTGCAATGGGTGGAATGTTCCTCTGGACAAATCAAGGTGGTTTGTTGCACTGGCTTCATCATGATCCGCGCGGCAATCGCCCGGATGGTTATGTGATGATTAATGGAGTTTACTATTGCAAAGACTAG
- the greB gene encoding transcription elongation factor GreB, with translation MGQKTWIVTGNWSSMLPMDNNKNYITPEGLAKLREEYQSLMHGERPKIVEIVQWAASNGDRSENADYQYGKKRLREIDRRVHFLTKRIEDAEVVDPKLMNGEKVLFSATVTLVNEGGDEVIYQIVGEDEFDPKVGKISWKSPVARALLGKKLGDEVKLVKPSGEEYVTIENVEYK, from the coding sequence ATGGGCCAAAAGACTTGGATTGTGACAGGAAATTGGTCTAGTATGTTGCCCATGGATAATAACAAAAATTATATCACCCCCGAAGGTCTGGCCAAATTGCGAGAAGAGTACCAATCTCTGATGCATGGTGAACGTCCTAAGATTGTCGAGATCGTTCAGTGGGCTGCGAGCAATGGTGACCGCTCCGAAAATGCCGACTATCAATATGGTAAAAAGCGTTTGCGTGAAATCGATAGGCGCGTGCATTTTCTGACGAAAAGAATCGAAGATGCTGAAGTCGTCGATCCAAAGTTAATGAATGGGGAAAAGGTTTTATTTAGCGCCACGGTGACCTTGGTCAACGAGGGCGGGGATGAAGTGATTTATCAAATCGTCGGTGAAGACGAGTTTGATCCTAAAGTCGGCAAAATATCGTGGAAGTCCCCGGTCGCTCGTGCTCTTCTAGGAAAAAAACTAGGAGATGAAGTAAAACTCGTCAAACCTTCTGGCGAGGAGTACGTAACGATTGAGAATGTGGAGTATAAGTAA